A genomic region of Raphanus sativus cultivar WK10039 chromosome 6, ASM80110v3, whole genome shotgun sequence contains the following coding sequences:
- the LOC108813621 gene encoding uncharacterized protein LOC108813621, translated as MSGKRVIAICMSGGQFLTEKSGALTYRGGEAHAIDVDENTNFKDFISEIGEMFNCGDARNTVCLKYFLPDNKKTLISISNDKDLKRMIKFHENSNTADVYLIPEEEEAPPEASRSSRTTLSEAIPLDDMIDDDTTGHEDLPLSLSVSVSAPPPVVTIDQVMIQAAEDSQIVITPSILDVQNQTGDILTKARTQQWQNTITGLGQRFKNVGEFREALRKYAIANQFGFRYKKNDSHRVTVRCKAEGCPWRIHASRLSTTQLICIKKMTPSHTCEGAGGGVSGLQTSRSWVASIIKEKLRVFPDYKPKDIVSDIKEEYGIQLNYFQAWRGKEIAREQLQGSYKDGYKQLPVYCEKIMETNPGSLAAFATKEDSSFHRVFVAFHASVYGFLEGCRPLVFLDSVPLKSKYQGTLLAATSVDGDEEVFPLAFAVVDAESEDNWEWFLLQLRTALSTSNAITFVAERLKSLQELIPRVFVGSFHAYCLRYLTDELIRELKGPFSQDIKRLFFDAAYAPRPDSFERCVEKIRELSMDAYNWIMHNSQPDHWANAYFPGARYNHMTSNSGEPFFTWASDADDLPITQMVDVIRGKIMGMIQLRRINGDEANGRRLTPSMEVKLENECVKAQSLTVTSSSTDDSLFQVHGETYEVVNMAQCECSCRGWQLTGLPCHHAVAVISCNGLSPYDFCSRYFSVDNYRLTYSMSINLVPMLEGEMCRESSGGDVMTVTPPTTRRPPGRPPKKKTPAEEVVKRQLQCSKCKGLGHNKSTCKVYPPLEC; from the exons ATGTCAGGTAAACGGGTGATAGCAATATGCATGTCTGGCGGGCAGTTTCTAACAGAGAAAAGCGGAGCGTTAACTTACAGAGGCGGCGAAGCTCACGCGATAGACGTGGACGAAAATACGAACTTCAAAGACTTCATCTCAGAGATTGGTGAGATGTTTAACTGCGGCGACGCCAGGAACACAGTTTGTCTCAAATACTTTCTCCCTGATAACAAGAAGACTCTCATCTCCATCTCTaacgataaagacttgaaacgGATGATCAAGTTCCACGAGAACTCTAACACTGCTGATGTCTATCTTAttcctgaagaagaagaagctcctCCCGAGGCTAGCAG ATCTAGCAGAACGACATTATCTGAAGCCATTCCTCTGGACGACATGATAGATGATGACACAACAGGACACGAAGATCTTCCCCTTTCACTCTCAGTCTCAGTCTCAGCTCCTCCTCCCGTTGTAACAATAGATCAAGTGATGATCCAAGCAGCAGAAGATTCACAGATTGTTATAACTCCGTCGATTCTCGACGTCCAGAATCAAACAGGAGACATTCTCACAAAGGCGAGAACGCAGCAATGGCAGAACACGATCACAGGCCTCGGACAGAGGTTCAAAAACGTGGGCGAGTTCCGGGAAGCCCTGCGGAAATACGCGATCGCTAACCAGTTCGGTTTCCGTTACAAGAAGAACGATAGCCACCGAGTAACTGTCAGATGCAAAGCAGAAGGCTGTCCCTGGAGGATCCACGCTTCGAGGCTATCGACCACTCAGCTGATCTGCATCAAGAAGATGACTCCTTCGCACACCTGCGAAGGCGCTGGAGGCGGCGTCAGCGGCCTCCAGACTAGCAGGAGCTGGGTGGCCAGCATTATCAAGGAGAAGCTGAGAGTGTTCCCCGACTACAAACCGAAAGATATCGTCAGCGACATCAAGGAAGAGTATGGGATCCAGCTGAACTACTTTCAAGCGTGGCGCGGGAAAGAGATTGCGAGGGAGCAGCTCCAAGGCTCGTACAAGGACGGTTACAAGCAGCTTCCCGTTTACTGCGAGAAGATTATGGAAACCAATCCAGGCAGCCTCGCTGCCTTCGCAACCAAGGAAGACTCGTCCTTCCACCGCGTTTTCGTCGCGTTCCACGCCTCGGTCTACGGTTTCCTCGAGGGTTGTAGGCCGTTGGTGTTTCTTGATAGCGTCCCCTTGAAGTCGAAGTATCAGGGGACGCTGTTAGCGGCAACTTCTGTGGATGGGGACGAGGAAGTGTTCCcactagcgtttgcggttgttGACGCTGAGAGCGAGGATAACTGGGAGTGGTTCTTGCTTCAGCTGAGGACCGCTCTCTCCACCTCCAACGCCATCACTTTCGTCGCGGAAAGGCTGAAGAGTCTGCAAGAACTGATCCCGAGAGTGTTTGTTGGCTCGTTTCACGCCTACTGCTTACGGTATCTAACAGACGAGCTCATCAGAGAGTTAAAAGGACCCTTCTCTCAGGACATCAAGCGGTTATTCTTTGATGCAGCTTATGCACCAAGACCTGACTCGTTCGAGAGATGTGTAGAGAAAATCAGAGAGCTCTCTATGGACGCTTATAACTGGATCATGCACAACAGCCAGCCTGATCACTGGGCCAACGCTTACTTTCCTGGAGCTAGGTACAACCACATGACGTCAAACTCTGGCGAACCGTTCTTCACCTGGGCTTCAGACGCTGACGATCTACCTATAACTCAGATGGTTGATGTGATCCGGGGGAAGATCATGGGGATGATTCAGCTGAGACGGATCAACGGAGATGAGGCTAATGGAAGAAGATTAACTCCTTCCATGGAAGTAAAGCTAGAGAACGAGTGTGTAAAAGCGCAAAGCCTTACTGTAACGTCCTCATCCACGGATGACAGTTTGTTTCAAGTCCATGGAGAGACGTACGAGGTGGTGAACATGGCGCAGTGTGAGTGTAGCTGCAGAGGTTGGCAGTTAACGGGCTTACCGTGTCACCACGCGGTTGCGGTTATCAGCTGCAACGGACTTAGTCCTTATGACTTTTGTTCTAGATACTTCAGTGTTGATAACTATAGGTTGACGTACTCTATGTCGATAAACCTGGTTCCTATGTTGGAAGGAGAGATGTGTAGAGAGAGCTCAGGGGGTGATGTTATGACGGTAACACCACCAACTACAAGGCGGCCACCGGGGAGGCCGCCGAAGAAGAAAACACCGGCTGAAGAGGTGGTGAAGCGGCAGCTGCAATGTAGTAAGTGTAAGGGGCTTGGTCATAACAAATCAACTTGTAAAGTATATCCTCCTCTTGAATgctag
- the LOC108806667 gene encoding lon protease homolog 4, chloroplastic/mitochondrial gives MLKLLSSTAHGVHHVNPAHRVGSNPVIKTPLFKALSQLTGWNHELLSRRAFCSNQNDAAASDPKPNASNPEVSDTKSVVVSTTTTTSLDDYQTVIALPLPKKPLFPGFYMPIYVKDQKLIAALQESMRRQTPYAGAFLLKDDSADSSSSSSTCETENVLEKFKGKDLLNRMHEVGTLAQISSIQGEQVILIGRRRLRITEMVSEDPLSVKVEHIKNKPYDKDDDVIKATYFEVMSTLRDVLKTTSLWRDQVRTYTQHIGDFNYQHLADFGAGISGANKHENQGVLEELDVHKRLELTLDLLKKEVEVNKIQASIAKTVEEKFSGERRQLVLKEQLKAIKKELGVETDSKSTFTEKFKERIELNKDKIPKHVLKVIEEQLTKMQLLETTSSEFDVTLNYLDWLTVLPWGNLSDENFDVLRAEKILDEDHYGLSDVKERILEFIAVGSLRGTSQGKIICLSGPPGVGKTSIGRSIARALDRKFFRFSVGGLSDVAEINGHRRTYIGAMPGKLVQCLKTVGTENPIILIDEIDKLGKGHSGDPASALLEVMDPEQNANFLDHYLDVTIDLSKVLFVCTANVIDTIPKPLLDRMEVISLAGYITDEKLHIARDFLVKNTCRDCGIKPEQVDVSDAALLSLIENYCREAGVRNLHKHIEKIYRKIALKLVRQRASTQVPEDTKTLAKTDSESSETSAEVSTVLTDESATKTEQSGVVAETVEKVMIEESNLADYVGKPVFHTDKIYEKTPVGVVMGLAWTAMGGSTLYIETTFVEEVERKGRLRITGQLGSVMKESAQIAHTVARRIMLEKEPDNLFFANSKLHLHVPEGATPKDGPSAGCTMITSLLSLAMKKPVRKDLAMTGEVTLTGRILPIGGVKEKTIAARRSQVKMIIFPEANRKDFDELPENVKEGLDVHFVDEYEQVFNLAFGY, from the exons ATGCTGAAGCTCCTCTCTTCAACCGCTCACGGCGTCCATCACGTGAATCCGGCTCATCGGGTCGGATCAAACCCGGTAATTAAGACTCCACTCTTCAAGGCACTGAGTCAGCTAACCGGATGGAACCACGAGTTGTTGAGTCGTCGCGCTTTCTGCTCCAACCAAAACGACGCCGCTGCGTCCGATCCCAAGCCAAATGCGTCGAATCCAGAAGTTTCCGACACGAAATCGGTTGTTGTCTCaacgaccaccaccaccagtctCGACGATTATCAAACG GTTATAGCATTGCCTTTGCCCAAGAAGCCTCTTTTTCCTGGCTTTTACATGCCAATCTATGTCAAG GATCAAAAACTAATTGCAGCTTTACAAGAGAGCATGAGGAGGCAAACTCCATACGCAGGGGCGTTCCTTTTGAAGGATGACTCAGctgattcatcttcttcttcttctacctgcGAAACAGAGAATGTTCTGGAGAAGTTTAAAGGCAAAGACTTGCTTAACCGTATGCACGAAGTTGGCACACTTGCTCAG atttcAAGTATACAAGGTGAGCAAGTCATCCTTATTGGTCGCAGACGTCTTCGTATAACAGAGATG GTGAGTGAAGATCCTTTATCCGTCAAAGTTGAACATATAAAG AACAAGCCATATGACAAGGACGACGATGTCATCAAGGCAACATACTTTGAAGTTATGTCGACACTTAGGGATGTCTTGAAGACAACTTCACTCTGGAGAGATCAAGTTCGGACATACACTCAG CATATAGGTGACTTCAATTATCAACATTTAGCGGATTTTGGAGCCGGGATCTCTGGAGCTAACAAACATGAAAACCAGGGAGTTCTTGAAGAACTTGAT GTTCATAAACGTCTGGAGTTGACGTTAGACTTGCTGAAGAAAGAAGTGGAAGTTAACAAGATTCAG GCGTCCATAGCAAAAACTGTTGAAGAAAAATTTAGTGGTGAGCGGCGACAACTCGTACTAAAAGAGCAGCTAAAGGCTATAAAAAAG GAGCTTGGGGTTGAGACAGATAGCAAATCTACATTTACTG AAAAATTTAAGGAAAGGATTGAACTTAATAAAGACAAGATCCCAAAACATGTATTAAAAGTCATAGAAGAACAGCTAACAAAAATGCAGCTTTTAGAAACCACTTCAAGCGAGTTTGATGTGACACTTAACTACCTTGATTGGTTGACCGTGCTGCCATGGGGAAACCTCAG tgaTGAGAATTTTGATGTGTTAAGAGCAGAAAAGATTCTTGACGAGGATCATTACGGTTTATCTGATGTGAAAGAAAGAATACTAGAGTTTATCGCTGTGGGAAGTCTCAGAGGCACTTCACAAG GGAAGATCATCTGTCTCTCAGGTCCTCCTGGAGTAGGAAAAACTAGCATAGGACGGTCTATAGCACGTGCTCTTGACCGCAAGTTCTTCCGGTTCTCTGTTGGTGGACTATCTGATGTCGCCGAGATTAAT GGGCATCGTCGAACATACATTGGTGCAATGCCTGGGAAGTTGGTGCAGTGTCTAAAGACTGTTGGAACAGAGAATCCTATCATTCTGATCGATGAGATTGATAAG CTTGGAAAAGGCCACTCTGGTGACCCAGCCAGTGCCTTGTTGGAGGTTATGGATCCAGAACAGAATGCAAATTTTCTAGATCACTATCTAGATGTTACTATTGACTTATCCAAG GTTTTATTTGTATGCACAGCAAATGTGATAGATACGATTCCGAAGCCTCTGCTAGATAGGATGGAGGTGATTAGTCTCGCAGGGTATATCACTGATGAGAAGCTGCATATTGCTAGAGACTTTTTGGTGAAAAACACATGCAGAGACTGTGGCATCAAGCCTGAACAG GTTGATGTGAGCGATGCAGCTCTTCTTTCGTTGATAGAAAATTACTGCAGAGAAGCTGGAGTTAGAAATCTCCACAAGCATATTGAGAAGATTTACCGTAAG ATTGCACTTAAACTAGTACGCCAAAGAGCATCCACGCAAGTGCCTGAAGATACTAAAACTTTGGCCAAGACCGATTCAGAATCCTCAGAGACCTCTGCAGAAGTATCCACTGTGTTGACAGATGAGTCAGCAACAAAGACTGAGCAGAGTGGAGTGGTAGCTGAAACGGTTGAAAAGGTTATGATCGAAGAATCAAACCTTGCTGATTATGTAGGCAAACCGGTTTTCCACACAGACAAGATCTACGAGAAGACACCAGTAGGGGTTGTGATGGGTCTAGCGTGGACAGCCATGGGTGGCTCAACGCTGTACATAGAGACAACCTTCGTGGAAGAAGTAGAACGCAAAGGCCGTCTTCGCATAACGGGCCAACTCGGGAGTGTGATGAAAGAAAGCGCACAGATAGCTCACACAGTCGCCAGAAGAATCATGCTGGAGAAAGAACCTGATAACCTCTTCTTTGCCAACTCAAAGCTTCATCTACACGTTCCAGAAGGAGCCACTCCAAAAGACGGTCCAAGCGCAGGGTGCACAATGATCACATCCTTGCTGTCACTTGCCATGAAGAAGCCTGTGAGGAAGGATCTTGCAATGACGGGAGAAGTCACTCTAACCGGTAGAATACTTCCAATAGGCGGA GTTAAGGAGAAGACTATAGCTGCGAGAAGGAGTCAAGTGAAGATGATAATCTTTCCAGAGGCTAACCGTAAAGACTTCGATGAGCTCCCTGAAAACGTGAAAGAAGGGCTTGATGTTCACTTTGTAGATGAATATGAGCAGGTGTTCAACCTAGCCTTTGGGTATTGA
- the LOC108807514 gene encoding lon protease homolog 1, mitochondrial-like → MLQVAEEEVQVQEPTQKTDDESLFAEVFRARIKPIKEKIPKHVLKVIEEELEKLQILEAGLEDISSTYGYLDWLTVLPWGTFSDENFDVGQAEKILDNEHYGLSHVKERVLEFIAVRRLGGTSKGKVLCLSGPPGVGKTSLGHAIARALGRKFFQFSVGGLSGSSDVDEIKGFRRSYARALPGRMVKCLKSVGTLNPLVLIDEIDKLGKSYDDPSTALLELLDPEQNAHFRDNYLDVTIDLSKVLFVCTANNSDTIPEPLLDRMEVIEIPGYITDDKMHIARDHLLNSTCIDCGIKPEQVVVSDATLRSLIENYCREPGVRNLQKHIEKIYRKIALKLVREGASAEAPEVSVKKVMIDEPNLAEYVGQPEFYEEKIYEQTPIGVVMGLAWTSTGGSPLYIETTSVEVGEGKGGLRITGQLGDVMKESAEIAHTVARRIMLEKEPKNLFFANSKLHLHAPEGETPKDGPSAGCTMITSLLSLAMKKPVRKDLAMTGEVTLTGRILPIGGVKEKTMAARRSRVKMIIFPEANRKDFDELPKNVKEGLDVHFVDEYEQVFKLAFGYHLGSPPLNFRRSLTSLMWDLLSGCFQ, encoded by the exons ATGTTACAAGTCGCAGAAGAAGAGGTTCAAGTACAAGAACCAACACAGAAGACAGATGACGAATCTTTGTTTGCTG AAGTGTTTAGGGCAAGGATCAAACCAATTAAAGAAAAGATTCCAAAACATGTACTAAAAGTCATAGAAGAAGAGCTTGAAAAGCTGCAGATACTAGAGGCTGGTTTAGAAGATATCTCGAGTACTTATGGCTACCTTGATTGGTTGACCGTGTTGCCTTGGGGAACTTTCAG TGATGAGAATTTTGATGTCGGACAGGCAGAAAAGATTCTTGACAATGAACATTACGGATTATCTCACGTAAAAGAAAGAGTGTTAGAGTTTATTGCCGTGAGAAGACTCGGAGGCACTTCAAAAG GGAAGGTCCTATGTCTCTCGGGGCCTCCTGGAGTGGGTAAAACTAGCCTTGGCCATGCTATAGCTCGTGCTCTTGGCCGCAAGTTCTTCCAGTTCTCCGTTGGAGGACTATCTGGGTCGTCTGACGTTGACGAGATTAAG GGGTTTCGTCGATCATATGCTCGTGCATTGCCTGGAAGGATGGTGAAGTGTTTAAAGAGCGTGGGAACATTAAACCCTCTAGTTCTGATCGATGAGATTGATAAG CTAGGAAAGAGTTATGACGACCCATCCACTGCGTTGTTGGAGCTTCTGGATCCAGAGCAGAATGCACATTTTCGAGACAACTATCTTGATGTCACTATCGACTTATCCAag GTTTTATTCGTATGCACAGCAAATAATTCAGATACAATTCCGGAACCTCTCCTTGATAGAATGGAGGTGATTGAAATTCCAGGGTATATCACTGATGATAAAATGCATATTGCTAGAGACCATCTGCTGAACTCCACATGCATAGATTGTGGCATAAAGCCTGAACAG GTTGTTGTGAGCGATGCAACTCTTCGTTCGTTGATTGAAAATTACTGCAGAGAACCAGGAGTTAGAAATCTCCAGAAGCATATTGAGAAGATTTACCGCAAG ATTGCTCTGAAGCTAGTGAGAGAAGGAGCATCCGCGGAAGCTCCTGAGGTTTCGGTTAAAAAGGTTATGATTGATGAACCAAACCTTGCAGAGTATGTAGGCCAACCAGAATTCTATGAAGAGAAGATCTATGAACAGACACCAATAGGGGTTGTAATGGGTCTAGCTTGGACATCCACGGGTGGCTCACCACTGTACATAGAGACAACCTCTGTAGAGGTAGGAGAAGGCAAAGGTGGTCTTCGTATAACGGGTCAGCTTGGGGATGTGATGAAAGAAAGTGCAGAGATAGCTCACACAGTTGCTAGAAGAATCATGCTCGAGAAAGAACCCAAGAACCTCTTCTTTGCGAACTCAAAGCTTCATTTACATGCCCCTGAAGGAGAGACACCAAAAGACGGTCCAAGCGCAGGGTGCACAATGATCACTTCCTTGCTATCACTTGCCATGAAGAAGCCTGTAAGGAAGGATCTTGCAATGACCGGAGAAGTCACTCTAACCGGTAGAATACTTCCAATAGGCGGA GTTAAGGAGAAGACTATGGCTGCAAGACGGAGTCGAGTGAAGATGATAATCTTTCCAGAGGCTAACCGTAAAGATTTTGATGAGCTCCCTAAAAACGTGAAAGAAGGGCTTGATGTTCATTTTGTCGATGAATATGAGCAGGTTTTCAAGCTAGCCTTTGGGTATCATTTGGGATCTCCTCCGTTAAATTTTAGAAGAAGTCTGACAAGTCTCATGTGGGATTTACTTAGTGGATGTTTTCagtaa
- the LOC108813622 gene encoding shaggy-related protein kinase gamma-like: protein MATVGLEPSAAVREFIGNVTDVDRLHEEMIHMRIQDDKEMEATIVYGNVTETGHIIVTTIGGRNGQPNQTISYMAERAVGQGAFGVVFQAKCLETGETVAIKKVLQDRRYKNRELQTMRLFDHPNVVLLKHCFFSTTEQDELYLNLVLEYVPETLHNVIEHHSELKQRMPLVYVKLYTYQIFRSLSYIHRCIGVCHRDIKPQNLLVNPHTHQVKLCDFGSAKVLVKGEPNISYISSRYYRAPELIFGATEYTTSIDVWSAGCVLAELLLGQPLFPGESRVDQLVEIVKVLGTPTREEIKCMNPNYTDFKFPQIKAHPWHKVFHKRMPPEAVDLVSRLLQYSPNLRCAAIDVLAHPFLDELREDPNARLPDGSFFPPLFNFKPHELKGVPLEMVAKLVPEHARNQCPWLGL from the exons ATGGCCACGGTGGGCTTGGAGCCTAGTGCTGCGGTTAGAGAGTTTATTGGAAACGTTACTGATGTTGATAGGTTACATGAGGAGATGATTCACATGAGAATTCAAGATGATAAA GAAATGGAAGCTACGATTGTATATGGCAATGTGACAGAGACTGGTCATATAATAGTAACTACAATAGGTGGAAGAAATGGCCAACCAAATCAG ACAATCAGTTACATGGCAGAGAGAGCTGTTGGGCAAGGAGCCTTTGGAGTTGTGTTCCAA gcGAAATGTTTAGAAACAGGAGAAACAGTTGCGATAAAGAAAGTGTTGCAAGATCGAAGGTACAAGAACCGTGAGCTACAAACAATGAGGCTATTTGACCATCCTAACGTAGTGTTATTGAAACACTGCTTCTTCTCGACAACCGAGCAAGACGAGCTTTACCTCAACTTGGTTCTTGAGTACGTTCCAGAGACATTACACAATGTTATCGAACACCACAGCGAACTTAAGCAACGCATGCCTCTTGTTTACGTCAAACTCTACACTTATCAG ATATTCAGGTCCTTATCATACATTCACCGATGTATAGGCGTGTGCCACCGCGACATAAAACCTCAAAACTTGTTGGTGAACCCACACACTCATCAAGTGAAGCTATGTGATTTTGGAAGTGCCAAAGTATTG GTTAAAGGAGAGCCAAACATATCATATATAAGCTCAAGGTACTACAGAGCACCTGAGCTTATTTTTGGAGCCACTGAGTATACTACATCCATTGATGTCTGGTCTGCAGGTTGTGTTCTCGCTGAGCTTCTTCTAGGACAG CCATTGTTCCCTGGTGAGAGCCGTGTTGATCAACTTGTAGAGATTGTAAAG GTTTTGGGAACACCAACAAGGGAGGAAATCAAATGCATGAACCCGAACTACACTGACTTCAAGTTCCCTCAGATTAAAGCTCATCCATGGCATAAGGTTTTTCACAAGAGGATGCCTCCAGAAGCTGTTGATTTGGTCTCTAGACTTCTTCAGTACTCTCCCAATCTCCGTTGCGCTGCT ATTGATGTATTGGCACATCCGTTTCTTGACGAGCTTAGAGAAGATCCCAATGCGCGGTTGCCTGATGGAAGTTTCTTTCCACCACTGTTCAACTTCAAGCCTCATG AGCTTAAAGGTGTGCCTCTGGAGATGGTGGCTAAGTTAGTACCTGAACATGCTAGGAACCAGTGTCCCTGGCTCGGCCTGTGA
- the LOC108810313 gene encoding probable alkaline/neutral invertase A, chloroplastic: MMNAIAFLGNSTMRPSKCILRAFSRLSPSRDAAFQPHPSRFINHNINNQDPYRITKLRNVVPFCTNKPSSVTTQVASEARNLSASKTCTKDTTLDQVIIPKNGFNVKPLTVERLEEDEKDEEVVNGDVRNIDKDGLESVRRKEIEEEAWRLLRQSVVTYCDSPVGTMAANDPTDATPLNYDQVFVRDFVPSALAFLMKGESEIVRNFLLYTLQLQSWEKTVDCYSPGQGLMPASFKVRISPLEEDKFEEVLDPDFGESAIGRVAPVDSGLWWIILLRAYGKITGDYSLQERVDVQTGIKMIANLCLADGFDMFPTLLVTDGSCMIDRRMGIHGHPLEIQALFYSALRSSREMITINDSSKNLVRTINNRLSAISFHIRENYWVDKCKINEIYRYKTEEYSTDATNKFNIYPDQVSPWLMDWIPESRRCGFLVGNLQPAHMDFRFFTLGNLWSVISSLGTPRQNQAILNLIEEKWDDLIGHMPLKICFPALESAEWHIITGSDPKNTPWSYHNGGSWPTLLWQFTLACMKMGRPELAEKAVALAEKRLQADRWPEYYDTRYGKFIGKKSRLYQTWTIAGFLTAKQLLQNPEMASSLFWEEDLELLETCVCVLSKSGRKSCSRAAAKSQILI; encoded by the exons ATGATGAATGCTATCGCTTTCCTTGGAAACTCAACAATGAGACCTTCAAAATGTATTCTCCGTGCGTTCTCAAGACTATCTCCATCTAGAGACGCTGCGTTTCAACCGCATCCTTCCCGGTTCATAAACCATAACATCAACAATCAAGATCCATATAGAATCACCAAACTAAGAAATGTTGTGCCGTTTTGTACTAACAAGCCAAGTTCTGTTACAACTCAGGTTGCTTCTGAGGCAAGAAATCTCTCCGCTTCCAAGACATGCACTAAGGATACGACACTGGATCAAGTCATCATCCCCAAGAACGGCTTTAATGTGAAGCCATTAACCGTCGAGAGGCTagaagaagatgagaaagaTGAAGAGGTTGTCAATGGAGACGTCAGAAACATAGATAAAGACGGTCTGGAGAGTgtcagaagaaaagaaatcGAGGAGGAGGCTTGGAGGTTGCTGAGACAGTCAGTGGTGACGTATTGTGATTCTCCTGTTGGAACAATGGCTGCTAATGATCCAACCGATGCAACACCTTTAAACTATGACCAGGTCTTTGTTAGAGACTTTGTACCTTCGGCTCTTGCTTTCTTGATGAAGGGAGAGAGTGAGATTGTTCGGAACTTCCTTCTTTACACGTTGCAGCTGCAG AGTTGGGAGAAAACAGTTGATTGTTATAGTCCAGGACAAGGATTAATGCCTGCGAGTTTCAAAGTCAGAATTTCACCTCTTGAAGAGGACAAGTTCGAAGAGGTTCTTGATCCAGACTTTGGTGAGTCAGCTATAGGTCGTGTTGCTCCTGTTGATTCTG GTTTATGGTGGATAATATTGTTGAGAGCATATGGGAAGATCACAGGGGACTACTCGTTGCAAGAGAGGGTAGATGTGCAGACAGGGATAAAGATGATTGCAAACTTGTGTTTAGCTGATGGGTTTGATATGTTTCCAACGTTACTAGTCACTGATGGCTCTTGCATGATAGACAGGCGTATGGGTATCCATGGTCACCCTCTTGAGATCCAA GCTTTGTTCTATTCTGCTCTTCGGTCTTCTCGCGAGATGATAACTATTAATGATAGCTCCAAGAACCTAGTAAGGACCATTAACAACAGGCTCAGTGCAATCTCATTCCACATTAGAGAAAACTATTGGGTTGATAAATGCAAAATCAACGAGATTTACCGTTATAAAACTGAGGAGTACTCTACTGATGCAACCAACAAGTTCAACATCTACCCGGACCAGGTTTCTCCGTGGTTAATGGACTGGATTCCTGAAAGCCGTAGGTGTGGTTTTCTTGTTGGAAACCTCCAGCCTGCTCACATGGACTTTAGGTTCTTCACTTTGGGAAACCTTTGGTCAGTTATTTCTTCTTTGGGCACACCAAGACAGAACCAAGCTATACTGAATTTGATTGAAGAGAAATGGGATGATCTCATTGGACATATGCCACTTAAGATATGTTTCCCAGCTTTGGAGTCTGCAGAGTGGCATATAATCACTGGGAGTGACCCAAAGAACAC GCCTTGGTCTTACCATAACGGCGGTTCATGGCCAACACTTCTCTGGCAA TTCACATTGGCATGCATGAAGATGGGTAGACCAGAGCTAGCAGAGAAAGCAGTTGCATTGGCTGAGAAGAGGCTCCAAGCTGACCGGTGGCCTGAGTACTACGATACAAGATACGGGAAGTTCATCGGAAAAAAATCCAGGCTTTACCAGACATGGACGATTGCTGGTTTCTTGACAGCCAAGCAACTATTGCAGAATCCTGAAATGGCATCTTCCTTGTTCTGGGAAGAAGATCTTGAGCTTCTAGAGACTTGTGTCTGTGTTCTATCCAAATCAGGCCGGAAGAGTTGCTCTAGGGCCGCAGCAAAGTCTCAGATTCTTATCTAA
- the LOC108809327 gene encoding transcription factor bHLH150, which yields MNHSTSLDEVEGTKTIPFGRRYQRGGQRVFAPKLLEALRRSRRSSEAPASHISRRWRAPAAQKAYSLKLYDALQRSRRSTTVRDTADKMLAATARGTTRWSRAILVSRYRMSLRRHKHTKPAPAARGGVGRRRKLSVVGYRVRALGGLVPGCERAALPELLDETADYIAALEMQVRAMTTLTKILSEFQPSVKIGSGL from the coding sequence ATGAATCATTCAACGTCGCTGGATGAGGTAGAAGGGACCAAAACAATCCCTTTTGGCCGGAGGTATCAAAGAGGAGGGCAAAGAGTTTTCGCTCCAAAACTTTTGGAAGCTCTTCGTCGTTCAAGAAGAAGTTCAGAAGCTCCGGCGAGCCATATTAGTCGGAGATGGAGAGCCCCGGCAGCTCAGAAGGCTTATTCATTAAAACTCTACGATGCTCTCCAGCGTTCGCGGCGAAGCACAACGGTCCGGGACACTGCTGACAAAATGCTCGCGGCTACGGCTCGTGGTACGACTCGGTGGAGCAGAGCCATATTGGTGAGCCGGTACAGGATGAGTCTGCGCCGACACAAGCATACAAAGCCGGCTCCGGCGGCTAGGGGAGGTGTAGGGAGGAGGAGGAAGTTGTCGGTGGTGGGATATCGGGTCCGGGCGTTGGGTGGGTTGGTGCCGGGTTGCGAGAGAGCGGCTTTACCGGAGCTTTTGGACGAGACGGCGGATTACATAGCGGCGTTGGAAATGCAAGTCCGAGCCATGACGACTCTAACGAAGATTCTGTCTGAGTTTCAGCCGTCCGTTAAAATCGGCTCAGGATTGTAG